In one window of Comamonas testosteroni DNA:
- a CDS encoding high-affinity branched-chain amino acid ABC transporter permease LivM yields MKYSFSAALRDALIATVMTAIVVTPIFSLHLERAGVRTIISPDWSMTGWACLAIFVVQMLKPLLAGKLPKVNLPAVPQMKSGTRNVVIFVALMMAASWPFFAGRNAVDIATLAMIYVMLGLGLNVVVGFAGLLDLGFVGFYAVGAYTYALLFHWAGWTFWEALPLAGAASALFGFVLGFPVLRLRGDYLAIVTLGFGEIIRLLLTNLTSFTGGPDGISSIPKPTVLGLPMTRSPLTEDGTTFHQFFGLEFNSMHMVIFVYLMALLLAMVTLFISNRLIRMPIGRAWEALREDEIACRSLGLNPMKIKLSAFTLGAMFAGFGGAFFAARQGIVNPESFTFIESALILAIVVLGGMGSQLGVIVAAIILTVLPELAREFSEYRMLIFGLVMILMMVWRPQGLLPMKRHQVEVKS; encoded by the coding sequence ATGAAGTACAGCTTTTCTGCCGCTTTGCGCGATGCGCTGATCGCCACCGTGATGACGGCCATCGTCGTCACCCCCATCTTCAGCCTGCACCTGGAGCGCGCCGGCGTGCGCACCATCATCAGCCCCGACTGGAGCATGACCGGCTGGGCTTGCCTTGCCATCTTTGTCGTGCAAATGCTCAAGCCCCTGCTCGCGGGCAAGCTGCCCAAGGTCAATCTGCCGGCCGTGCCGCAGATGAAGTCGGGCACACGCAACGTCGTCATCTTCGTGGCGCTGATGATGGCCGCCTCCTGGCCATTCTTCGCTGGCCGCAATGCCGTCGACATCGCGACTCTGGCCATGATTTACGTCATGCTGGGCCTTGGTCTGAACGTGGTGGTCGGCTTTGCCGGCCTGCTGGACCTGGGCTTTGTGGGCTTCTATGCCGTGGGTGCCTACACCTATGCGCTGCTGTTCCACTGGGCTGGCTGGACGTTCTGGGAAGCGCTGCCGCTGGCCGGCGCTGCCTCGGCCCTGTTCGGCTTCGTGCTGGGCTTTCCCGTGCTGCGCCTGCGCGGCGACTATCTGGCCATCGTGACGCTGGGCTTCGGTGAAATCATCCGACTGCTTCTGACCAATCTGACCAGCTTCACCGGCGGCCCCGACGGCATCTCCAGCATTCCCAAGCCTACCGTGCTGGGCCTGCCCATGACCCGCTCGCCCCTGACCGAGGACGGCACGACCTTTCATCAGTTCTTCGGTCTGGAGTTCAACTCCATGCACATGGTGATCTTCGTCTATCTGATGGCCCTGCTGCTGGCCATGGTGACGCTGTTCATCAGCAACCGACTGATCCGCATGCCCATAGGCCGCGCCTGGGAAGCGCTGCGCGAGGATGAAATCGCCTGCCGTTCGCTGGGCCTGAACCCCATGAAGATCAAGCTCTCGGCCTTCACGCTGGGCGCAATGTTCGCGGGTTTCGGCGGCGCCTTCTTCGCCGCTCGCCAGGGCATCGTCAATCCCGAGTCCTTCACCTTCATCGAGTCGGCCCTGATTTTGGCCATTGTGGTGCTGGGCGGCATGGGTTCTCAGTTGGGCGTGATCGTGGCTGCCATCATCCTGACCGTGCTGCCCGAGCTGGCACGCGAGTTCTCCGAATACCGCATGCTGATCTTCGGTCTGGTCATGATTTTGATGATGGTCTGGCGCCCCCAGGGCCTGCTGCCCATGAAGCGACACCAAGTGGAGGTGAAGTCATGA
- the livG gene encoding high-affinity branched-chain amino acid ABC transporter ATP-binding protein LivG: protein MSEYLLEVKDLCMRFGGLLAVDNVGFNVRPQEVFAIIGPNGAGKTTVFNCISGFYQPSGGSVVLDGQSIAGHSSHQVANHGVVRTFQNVRLFKSMTALENLLVAQHRQSRTTLLGGLFNTPGYRRAEQEKIDNALQWLDVMGLRQFANREAGNLAYGHQRRLEIARCMITKPRVLMLDEPAAGLNPQEKKDLQHLIDDLRKQYGVAVLLIEHDMGLVMGVSERILVMEYGKPIAMGLPEAIRNDERVIKAYLGEA, encoded by the coding sequence ATGAGCGAGTATTTGCTAGAAGTCAAAGACCTGTGCATGCGCTTCGGCGGCCTGCTGGCCGTGGACAACGTGGGCTTTAACGTACGCCCTCAGGAAGTGTTTGCCATCATCGGCCCCAACGGCGCGGGCAAGACCACGGTATTCAACTGCATCAGCGGGTTCTACCAGCCCTCAGGCGGCTCGGTCGTTCTGGACGGCCAGAGCATTGCAGGCCACAGCAGCCACCAGGTCGCCAACCACGGCGTGGTGCGCACCTTCCAGAACGTACGCCTGTTCAAGAGCATGACGGCACTGGAAAACCTGCTGGTCGCACAGCACCGCCAGTCGCGCACCACGCTGCTCGGCGGCCTGTTCAACACGCCAGGCTATCGCCGTGCCGAACAGGAAAAGATCGACAACGCGCTGCAATGGCTGGACGTGATGGGCCTGCGCCAGTTTGCCAACCGCGAGGCCGGCAATCTGGCCTATGGTCACCAGCGCCGGCTGGAGATTGCGCGCTGCATGATCACCAAGCCTCGCGTGCTGATGCTGGACGAGCCCGCCGCCGGCCTGAACCCGCAGGAGAAGAAAGACCTGCAGCACCTGATCGACGATCTGCGCAAACAGTACGGCGTGGCCGTGCTGCTGATCGAGCACGATATGGGCCTGGTCATGGGAGTGTCCGAGCGCATTCTGGTCATGGAATACGGCAAGCCCATCGCCATGGGCCTGCCCGAGGCGATTCGCAATGATGAACGGGTCATCAAGGCCTATCTGGGAGAGGCCTGA
- a CDS encoding ABC transporter ATP-binding protein, protein MSQHMLQLEQVSTHYGAICAVNHVSLHVDQGEIVTLIGSNGAGKTSLLMTVCGNPRASSGRILFEGEDITQMSTHHIMRRGIAISPEGRRVFKDLTVTENLQMGGFFLNKAEIADGVEHVFKLFPRLKERAAQRSGTMSGGEQQMLAIGRALMSKPRLLLLDEPTLGLAPLIIAQIFEIIQTIRAAGVTVFLVEQNANRALQIADRGYVLETGKVVLEDSGVNLLSNDEVRKAYLGH, encoded by the coding sequence ATGAGCCAGCATATGTTGCAACTGGAGCAGGTCTCCACCCACTACGGCGCGATCTGCGCGGTCAATCATGTCAGCCTGCATGTCGATCAGGGTGAAATCGTCACCCTGATCGGCAGCAATGGTGCAGGCAAGACATCGCTCTTGATGACGGTCTGCGGCAACCCTCGTGCCAGCAGCGGGCGCATTCTGTTCGAGGGCGAGGACATCACCCAGATGTCCACTCATCACATCATGCGCCGCGGCATTGCCATCTCGCCCGAAGGCCGTCGTGTCTTCAAGGACCTGACGGTGACCGAGAACCTGCAGATGGGCGGTTTTTTCCTGAACAAGGCCGAGATCGCCGACGGCGTCGAGCATGTGTTCAAGCTCTTTCCTCGCTTGAAGGAGCGTGCAGCGCAACGCTCGGGCACCATGTCCGGCGGCGAGCAGCAGATGCTGGCCATAGGCCGCGCGCTGATGAGCAAGCCGCGCCTGCTGCTGCTGGACGAGCCCACACTGGGCCTGGCGCCGCTCATCATTGCGCAGATCTTCGAGATCATCCAGACCATCCGCGCAGCGGGTGTGACGGTGTTCCTGGTCGAGCAGAACGCCAACCGCGCCCTGCAGATTGCCGACCGAGGCTATGTGCTGGAAACCGGCAAGGTGGTGCTGGAGGACAGCGGTGTCAACCTGCTGAGCAACGACGAGGTGCGCAAGGCCTACCTGGGGCATTGA
- a CDS encoding SDR family NAD(P)-dependent oxidoreductase encodes MPGMTKHLTILTGGSRGMGLSMGQQLLQQGHQLLSIARKTSTALTSSASKPAQLLQWEQDLAQSAAAAQRLATWLGTIDPREWTSITLINNACVMPQIAPLSQVPAADMINALRVGLEAPMALTGAFLGATENWRIARKVLNISSGLGRRAMASQASYCTVKAAMDQFSSCVALEEAAKPNGARIVSLAPGVIDTDMQVQLRSAASSDFPDVGRFAGLHSNGQLTSADDAAARVLAWLARPDFGDQVIADVRQP; translated from the coding sequence ATGCCCGGCATGACAAAGCATTTGACAATTCTGACCGGTGGCTCTCGCGGCATGGGCCTGTCCATGGGGCAGCAACTGCTGCAACAAGGCCATCAGCTGCTGAGTATTGCCCGCAAGACCAGCACCGCCCTCACCTCCAGCGCCAGCAAGCCTGCGCAGCTACTGCAATGGGAGCAGGACCTGGCACAAAGCGCTGCTGCTGCGCAGCGCCTGGCGACCTGGCTGGGCACGATAGATCCCCGTGAATGGACCAGCATCACCCTGATCAACAATGCGTGCGTCATGCCGCAGATTGCGCCGCTGTCCCAGGTGCCTGCCGCCGATATGATCAATGCCCTGCGCGTGGGTCTTGAAGCGCCCATGGCCCTGACCGGAGCCTTTCTCGGAGCAACCGAGAACTGGAGGATTGCCCGCAAGGTGCTCAATATCTCCTCGGGCCTGGGCCGCCGCGCCATGGCCTCGCAAGCCAGCTACTGCACGGTCAAGGCCGCCATGGACCAGTTCAGCAGCTGCGTGGCGCTGGAAGAGGCTGCCAAGCCCAACGGCGCACGCATTGTGTCTCTGGCACCCGGCGTCATCGACACCGATATGCAGGTGCAACTGCGCAGCGCAGCTTCAAGCGACTTCCCTGACGTGGGCCGTTTTGCAGGTCTGCACAGCAACGGGCAGCTGACCTCGGCCGATGACGCCGCAGCCCGCGTGCTGGCCTGGCTGGCGCGACCGGACTTCGGCGACCAGGTGATTGCAGACGTACGCCAGCCCTGA
- a CDS encoding Bug family tripartite tricarboxylate transporter substrate binding protein, whose translation MIRQILISTAVLASAGLSFSAAAQDPAADYPNKPVRMIVPFPPGGGTDILSRVIANKLTEVSKWTVVPDNRAGAGGTIGITEAVKAAPTGYDMVMGQKDNVVLGPYLYKNLPWNPSKDLTPVAHVAYTPIVIATAANSPYKTLADVVAAAKKNPSKITYGSPGNGTSIHLAGVMLEKASGIHLTHVPYKGSNPAMMDALAGNVDLLVSSVPSAIAQIKAGKLRAIAVTSAKRSSSLPDTPTLAESGLKGFDVSTWYGLFMPKGTPAAIVTKVNLEVNKLLATPEVRDAILTQGAEPQSMSVANFDKMFQADFKQSKQVVESSGAKIE comes from the coding sequence ATGATTCGCCAAATTCTCATCAGCACAGCCGTGCTCGCAAGCGCGGGCCTGAGCTTTTCAGCCGCTGCACAAGACCCCGCTGCCGACTACCCCAACAAGCCCGTGCGCATGATCGTGCCGTTCCCGCCTGGTGGCGGCACGGACATCCTCTCGCGCGTGATTGCCAACAAGCTCACCGAAGTCAGCAAATGGACCGTGGTGCCCGACAACCGTGCAGGTGCGGGCGGAACCATCGGCATCACCGAAGCGGTAAAAGCGGCGCCCACGGGCTATGACATGGTGATGGGCCAGAAGGACAATGTGGTCCTTGGCCCCTACCTCTACAAGAACCTGCCCTGGAACCCCAGCAAGGATCTGACCCCCGTGGCTCATGTGGCCTACACCCCCATCGTGATTGCCACGGCCGCCAACTCGCCCTACAAGACGCTGGCCGACGTGGTGGCTGCAGCCAAGAAGAACCCGTCCAAGATCACCTACGGCTCGCCCGGCAACGGCACCAGCATCCACCTGGCCGGCGTGATGCTGGAAAAGGCCTCGGGCATTCATCTGACTCACGTGCCCTACAAGGGCTCCAACCCCGCGATGATGGATGCACTGGCCGGCAATGTGGATCTGCTGGTGTCCTCCGTGCCCTCGGCCATCGCCCAGATCAAGGCCGGCAAGCTGCGCGCCATCGCCGTGACCTCGGCAAAGCGCTCGTCCTCGCTGCCGGACACTCCGACACTGGCCGAGTCCGGTCTCAAGGGCTTTGATGTGAGCACCTGGTATGGCCTGTTCATGCCCAAGGGCACACCCGCAGCCATCGTGACCAAGGTCAATCTCGAAGTGAACAAGCTGCTGGCCACGCCCGAGGTGCGCGACGCCATTCTGACCCAGGGTGCCGAGCCCCAGTCCATGAGCGTGGCCAACTTCGACAAGATGTTCCAGGCCGACTTCAAGCAGTCCAAGCAGGTCGTCGAGTCCTCGGGCGCCAAGATCGAGTGA
- a CDS encoding bacteriohemerythrin — protein sequence MNTSAETPEFLENIMALLVWVPELDTGIAEIDRQHRRIVDYINRLYELRSSPDRAGLGDVIGEMIDYTVSHFVFEESLIESAGYMFAGPHKKVHELFTRRVIEMQTRFDAGEDVAAELHGMLSRWLFNHIRNEDHGYVDSAKVYLRMMTKESGHAAQKEQLKAEVLQELELQRKKKGWLARLLNR from the coding sequence GTGAATACTTCTGCGGAAACCCCTGAATTTCTGGAGAACATCATGGCATTGCTGGTCTGGGTCCCCGAGTTGGACACCGGGATTGCAGAGATTGACCGGCAGCACCGCCGCATCGTCGATTACATCAACAGACTCTACGAGTTGCGCAGCTCGCCAGATCGCGCTGGGCTGGGCGATGTCATCGGCGAGATGATCGACTACACCGTCTCGCACTTCGTCTTCGAGGAAAGCCTGATCGAGAGCGCCGGCTATATGTTCGCCGGCCCGCACAAAAAAGTGCACGAGCTGTTCACGCGTCGCGTCATCGAGATGCAGACCCGCTTCGATGCGGGCGAGGATGTGGCCGCCGAGCTGCACGGCATGCTCTCGCGCTGGCTGTTCAACCACATCCGCAACGAAGACCATGGCTATGTGGACTCGGCCAAGGTCTATCTGCGCATGATGACCAAAGAGAGCGGACACGCTGCACAGAAGGAACAACTCAAGGCCGAAGTGCTTCAGGAGCTGGAACTGCAGCGCAAGAAAAAAGGCTGGCTCGCCCGGCTGCTCAATCGCTGA
- a CDS encoding universal stress protein: protein MFNHILVPVDGSKPSMLAARKAAELSKVFGSAVTAVYVVDPYPFTGVGADFAYGQSQYLSAATAEANTALDAVKAIMDEAGVPVKTLVGEGHAVHEGIVRTMESVGADLVVMGSQGRRGLEKLMLGSVTQRVLGAVKIPVLVVRE from the coding sequence ATGTTCAATCACATCCTGGTTCCGGTCGACGGCTCCAAGCCCTCCATGCTGGCTGCACGCAAGGCCGCTGAGCTCTCCAAGGTTTTCGGCAGCGCCGTGACGGCGGTGTATGTGGTCGATCCCTATCCTTTCACCGGCGTGGGCGCCGACTTTGCCTATGGCCAGTCGCAGTATCTGAGCGCGGCCACCGCCGAAGCCAACACCGCCCTGGATGCGGTCAAGGCCATCATGGATGAGGCGGGTGTGCCCGTGAAGACCCTGGTGGGTGAGGGTCATGCAGTGCATGAAGGCATTGTGCGGACCATGGAAAGCGTGGGCGCAGACCTTGTCGTCATGGGCTCGCAGGGACGACGCGGCCTTGAGAAGCTGATGCTGGGCAGCGTCACCCAACGCGTGCTGGGCGCAGTCAAAATCCCGGTTCTTGTTGTGCGCGAGTAA
- a CDS encoding 2OG-Fe dioxygenase family protein, with translation MAQIMFSPPYIAAAEAAQSLRTRGYAVLQPEDFAQWMGLGVSDLHAMDADWQGLPPDAFLKDGGRYRRRRHSCFVSEGHQVQQVPHRAHWQPVEYNALHGGMQRMFEPMLESTTTSAAWLEMINALAQLADQVFCTDERHERWFVEAHQFRIDTTDGIGRPTPEGAHRDGVDLVAVLLVGRKGVKGGETRVFEATGPNGQRFTLTEPWSVMLLDDARMIHETTPIQPAEPGGVRDTLVLTYRRGNFQGAALQEPQGQAA, from the coding sequence ATGGCGCAAATCATGTTTTCCCCTCCCTACATTGCCGCTGCCGAGGCAGCTCAGTCCTTGCGCACGCGCGGCTACGCCGTGCTGCAGCCCGAGGACTTTGCCCAGTGGATGGGCCTTGGCGTGAGCGATCTGCATGCCATGGATGCGGACTGGCAGGGTTTGCCGCCCGATGCCTTCCTCAAGGATGGCGGCCGCTATCGCCGTCGCCGCCATTCCTGCTTTGTCAGCGAAGGCCATCAGGTGCAGCAGGTGCCCCACCGCGCCCACTGGCAGCCCGTGGAATACAACGCGCTGCACGGCGGCATGCAGCGCATGTTCGAGCCCATGCTGGAGAGCACGACGACGAGCGCGGCATGGCTGGAGATGATCAATGCGCTGGCTCAGCTGGCCGACCAGGTGTTCTGCACCGACGAGCGGCATGAGCGCTGGTTTGTCGAGGCGCACCAGTTTCGCATCGACACCACGGACGGCATCGGACGGCCCACGCCCGAAGGCGCGCACCGCGACGGCGTCGATCTGGTTGCCGTGCTGCTGGTGGGGCGCAAGGGCGTCAAAGGGGGCGAGACCCGTGTGTTCGAAGCGACCGGCCCCAATGGCCAGCGCTTCACGTTGACCGAGCCCTGGTCCGTGATGCTGCTCGACGATGCGCGCATGATTCATGAGACCACGCCGATCCAGCCTGCCGAGCCCGGTGGCGTGCGCGACACGCTGGTGCTGACCTATCGCCGTGGCAACTTCCAGGGGGCCGCGCTCCAGGAGCCGCAGGGCCAGGCCGCTTGA
- the pobA gene encoding 4-hydroxybenzoate 3-monooxygenase, producing the protein MRTQVAIIGAGPSGLLLGQLLYKAGIDNIIIEQRSADYVLGRIRAGVLEQVTVDLLKQAGADKRMNEEGLPHDGIELLFKGKRHRIDLNGLTGGKRVMVYGQTEVTRDLMEVRAQEGLTTVYEASHVQPVDFESDKPKVRYEKDGQVHEIECDFIAGCDGFHGICRASAPQDKIKTFEKVYPFGWLGLLSDTPPVSHELIYANTERGFALCSQRSATRSRYYLQVPLTDKVEDWSDEAFWEELKKRLDPEARANLVTGPSLEKSIAPLRSFVTEPMRFGRMFLAGDAAHIVPPTGAKGLNLAASDVGYLSQAFAEYYKEQSEAGIDRYSEQCLRRVWKAERFSWWMTSMLHNFPGEGEFNTKVQEAELDYIVHSEAGSTSLAENYVGLPLV; encoded by the coding sequence ATGCGTACACAAGTCGCCATCATCGGTGCCGGTCCCTCAGGTCTGCTGCTGGGGCAGCTGCTCTACAAGGCGGGCATCGACAACATCATCATCGAGCAGCGCAGCGCCGACTATGTGCTGGGCCGCATCCGCGCCGGCGTGCTGGAGCAGGTGACGGTGGATCTGCTCAAGCAGGCGGGTGCCGACAAGCGCATGAACGAGGAAGGACTTCCCCACGACGGTATCGAGCTGCTGTTCAAGGGCAAGCGCCATCGCATCGACCTGAACGGCCTGACCGGCGGCAAGCGCGTGATGGTCTACGGCCAGACCGAGGTGACCCGCGATCTGATGGAGGTGCGGGCCCAGGAAGGCCTGACCACGGTCTACGAAGCCAGCCATGTGCAGCCTGTGGACTTCGAGAGCGACAAGCCCAAGGTGCGTTACGAAAAAGACGGTCAGGTGCACGAGATCGAGTGCGACTTCATCGCCGGTTGCGACGGCTTTCACGGCATCTGCCGCGCCAGCGCTCCCCAGGACAAGATCAAGACCTTCGAGAAGGTCTACCCCTTCGGCTGGCTGGGCCTGCTCTCCGATACGCCGCCCGTGTCGCATGAGTTGATCTACGCCAACACCGAGCGCGGCTTTGCGCTGTGCAGCCAGCGCAGCGCCACGCGCAGCCGCTACTATCTGCAGGTGCCGCTGACCGACAAGGTGGAGGACTGGAGCGACGAGGCGTTCTGGGAAGAGCTCAAGAAGCGCCTGGACCCCGAAGCCCGCGCCAATCTGGTGACCGGTCCTTCGCTGGAAAAAAGCATTGCGCCGCTGCGCAGCTTTGTGACCGAGCCCATGCGCTTCGGCCGCATGTTCCTGGCAGGCGACGCCGCACATATCGTGCCTCCCACCGGTGCCAAGGGCCTGAACCTGGCGGCTTCCGATGTGGGCTATCTGTCACAGGCCTTTGCCGAGTACTACAAGGAGCAGTCCGAAGCCGGTATCGACCGCTACTCCGAGCAGTGCCTGCGCCGCGTCTGGAAGGCCGAGCGCTTCTCCTGGTGGATGACTTCCATGCTGCACAACTTCCCTGGCGAGGGCGAGTTCAATACCAAGGTGCAGGAAGCGGAGCTGGACTACATCGTCCACTCCGAGGCCGGCTCGACCTCGCTTGCCGAGAACTATGTGGGACTGCCCCTGGTTTAA